The genomic stretch AGGACAGGTGTTTCAGGCTCGAGGTCTTGTGAGGCTGGTTTGGTGACTTGGGTCCCTGATGAAGACATGGGAGTTTGAGGGTCCTGCTAGGACCCTCAGACACCGTCTGTCTTCGGACTTGGGGTTTGCTCAGGCTGGCAGGTAGCACTGGACAGCTTGCTTTGGGATCAGAGCGCCAGCACAGGCAGAATGTCTTGTGGATTAGGGTCTTGCTGTGGGCAGGGTCTGCTTGAGATCTGAGGTCTAATGTGAACCTGGCTTGTCTGGAGTTGGGAAGTCCCTATGTGGCCAGGGTTCGCTTTTCCGCTTGGGGTTTGTTCCGACATTTGAGGGTCCTCGTCTGGGTTCAGAAAGGGACTGGGCACCCCGCGCGTAGGGAGCGCACGTGGGCGGGAAGGGGTTGGGCAGGGGCCACCTTGGTCCAGGAACTGGAGCCGCTGGAGGTTGAAGGGAATGCCAGCCATCAGGTCCAGCTCCTCTTTGAGCTCCCGGACGGTCATGTCGCTGCGGCAGTTTGTCACTCGGAACATCTCCTCGGAATCCTCCAGCAGCACCCGCATGGCGAAGACGTCTGGGGCCACGCTGAGCGCCAGACTCGTGGCCTGCGGGTCCCCGAAGCGGGTCCGGCCGCGGGTGCGGGGCCGGGGCTGCGCGGGGAGGGGTCGCGGGCCCGCCGAgcccgccccctgcccctcccgccGGCCCGAAGCAGGGCCCGGGCCGACGGCACCCCCGGGCTGCCTGGCCGCCCGCGCCtcaccgcccgccgccgccctccGCATGGCCggccgcgcgcccccgccgcccccgcgccccgcccccggcgcccACGCGCCCCGCAGCTTACCAAGGCGCCGCCCCTCGTGGCCGCAGGTGACGCGCGTTAAGTAACAGGAAAGGACGCAGGCGCTGCCTCAGTTTATTGAGATCGGTACGATTGGCATCGCTGAGAGGCCGCGCGTCCCCGCAGGCCCGGCTCCGGCCACACCCCCAACTCCTGGCAGCTTCCAAGCTGCTCTTAATGTTAGCTCCTTGAACCTGGAGAACGAGGCGGCTTGCGGCCGTGGTTAGGAAAACTGTGCCCTCTTCTCCAAGTCAGTTTAAAATACATTCATCGCACAATTCAGGGCCAACTACCTGGACGAATTATGCGTGAATAACAGCTCTAAATCACCCTGCATGCATCGTCTACAGAGAGCTGTTGTCAAGCACAGTCTTTAGTCATGCTTAAAAATCGTATTTCTAGCGTGAGTGAGAAAACCAACACTGCAGAAATATGACTTTTTTCAGGCAGATCTGGGCCGAACTTGACAGAAAAAAACCCCAGTACTGGGCCACTCCGGAAGCGGGAGAAAGGCCATTGTGAACACGTGCAAAGCTGCATCAAAACGCAGTCCTTGAGATCCTTCCAAGGAGCTCTGTCTGTGACAGGGCGTCTTGTGCTTCTCCACTAATTCACCGGAGGAGGCGGAGGGCTCAACTAAACAGGCAGCGGAGGTGCGGCGGTCCATCACAAACGCTCACCACCGTACCTGTGACCAAGAGCCAAAGTGATGGCAAAGCTGCAGGAGGGAATAGCAAAGGGAACCAGGAAAATCTTAGAGAAATCCCAGTTGTtacaaaaaaggaataaaatgggaGCTTTAAACATACTTTTTGCAGAGAAGTTACAGTCATAAAAATATCTCCGCACTGGAAAGGCATCCATAGTATATGACAGAAAAATCTGAAGACATAAACTGACGTTTTAAAGGTTAGATTATTTACCAGAAAGTCTCGACAGTCTTTACCAGCACATCTGATTCGGCAGCAAATCTCACACATCACAACACAAACCGAAGATAATTTTCCCCCTTAACAGAAAATTAAGCTCTGCTCAGGATACAAGATTCCAGCTGAATAATTCTATCGCTTCTAGGTCAACTGATTTTAACAACATGACAATCTCAATTTCaagacaacaacaacagcaaaaaaattgCTTGTTACTGAAGCAAAACAATATCTCTATTGACTTTTGGCAAGGACTGAATGCAAGacggattgattttttttcttaatacgtAGCCTCCGATGTATGAACTCACTCCTTGCTGAAGTTGCCAAAATGCTGTCCTGAGTTACAATTGAAATTCCCATACATGTGCCTTATTTTCCTTGGCACAGTATggactccttcctttctttttgaaagaCTCAGCCAAAtggaatttgggggtggggggacatccTGTATACCAGGAAATTCAATATATAGctccagaaattttatttttaaaaaaagaaagataagaaaaagatGCAGGGGAAGACTGGAAACAGCCAGCGTGCCCTCTGCAGCTGGCTCCTAGACCCCAAAGAGgctgctccctccttcccttatGCTTGCCTTTgagaagataaaaatagaaacaagaaaaataacatCAGCATACATGTATGCAGAATTTAATCAAATGTTGATAGAGCCTTGAGTTATTGATTAATGAAAAACCCATTTAAATTCTAGAGTCTCTTTCTcttaatctaaattttaaaagcatgacATAGAAGTTCTGTGTATTTGGATCAATTTGAAGCATATCATCATTTAAGCCCCCAAACCACTTGTATTTGTGGGCAATTATATGGGCTGATCAGAACTATGGCTTCCTGTTTTTTGTTAAGATTCTAAAGCATTAGATGTAAAGTCACTATCTCCATGTCTCAGTGATCAATTTCCCTCCCAAGTTCTTAAACAAATGATAATATaaccataaaagaatgaaaaatctttCTGCTCTATGCCTCTCTCAAAGGCCAATACACATCTTTATAGAAACAGTTCCGGCAGGAAGAGGAGGCATGACGGCTTGAGGAAAAGTTCCAAGTACAGTTTATAACAAAGTACAATATTAGAAAGACTACCATAAATCACTGTTTAGTAGATTTCTTTATcacatttttcaaaagtaaacAAACTGAGCTATATTTGCAGCAACTCAAAGTGGAGCATAAATTTAAATGATGTATTTGTTCGATTCACTGACAGGAGGCTAACAGGACgttaatatattttcttcctgTCAAGAGTTATTTACACACGTacagtatttcagttaaaaatgaaatattataccATGAGTTATATTTTGTAGGAAAGCATAAGGGAAGTCAAATACGCAAGTCTGTTAAAGACTTAAAGACTTCTAACAAAGTACTTTATTTTGGGGGTGGAGTGGGACCAAATAATAGAGCCTGTAATAGAGAAAACACATCGCTCCCAGGCACTCTGACGCCGCGGAAGTCCCCAGACCCAGTTAGCCACCTGGTTCCTACAGCCTCTTCTCAGACCTCCTGATCCGGCAGGTAGGGGCGCGGGGCGCAGCACAGGCCCGGCCACCCAGAGCTGGTGCCCATCCTGGGAGGGGTCCCTGTGGCTGCAAATGGAGCCAGTCACCTGAGTACCCGACAAAGTTCCAGACATCTTTTCTCCCTTGGCAGGTACGACACAAGCAGCTTCCCTTCAAGCCACAGGAAGGAACATGTGCCAAATGTGAAAAGGGCAGAATGTGAGTGACCATAGAGGGGTTAACTCTGTTTTCTAGCACAGAAGTGTCTATAATAGTCTGCTGCTTTGGCTCCAAAGTGGCGAAAAAAGACACATCTTGGTCTGACTGCAAAGCTAAGATGATCTCTTCAATGACTTCAAGATGAGGGTTACCAGCATTTCTAAACTatgctgaagggaaaaaaacatgaCATTGAATCACATGAGCCATGAACTGTGTTCTGAAACATACTCtggttcagggttttttttttaaaaccacatctCAGGGACAATAAGCCATTTTTCATATAATAATCATAtacaaaattcctttaaaatgataaaattgctTTAATAAAAGAGTTATTTCCTAAATCTTACAGACAAACTTCCAAGAATAGGTATGCATGTTTTTAAAACTCTAACTAAAAGTCTTCTAATACTATTTTTCCTCCCTCTGATACAAAAGAATTGGCAACATGGAGAACACAGGAAATGGGGAGCAAGTTGCTGGCAAGATGGGGTGAAGGATGGGAGGGCAGTGGCAAGAAACGTATGCGCAGGTCAGGATTTAAGATGCTCTCCTACACATGTGATGCAGAAGTGAGCAGTCCAACTGGCACTGTCTCATGTTAAGTCCTGTGCAGGTTTAAAGTAAGTGACATGGTTGGGCCATAAACTTTTTCTGACTGACTACAAAATTAATACCATTAAGATATACTCACCATTAAGGCTTAAATTTGCTGTTTCATAATCTCTAtgtcataacaaaatttataaaagTGTCCCTCATTTCTAGAAGACTATTGACATTTCACATTTTAGTCTatgtttattaaatataaaagtgaactatattaatttcctttgtcattttataaataaggttTTATGCATAAAAATTAATAGGTCAATTTATATAATAAATCTGAAATGTGCTCTCACATGATTTGCCAAAATTCCCTAAACAGGAAATCAAGTTGCCACCTGATGAAGTTTAAAATCTGTACGCTCAGAAAAATGGTGCATGTACCCTTTTCCAACAGCATCTGTCTTAGAGCTATGGCTAGCAAAACCCTTATGTTTGGCACAGGGTCTGATGCAAGGCTTAAGAGGCTGGGGAGTAAGTTTTCGACAAACTGGTCCACGGGGATACACTCCTCACTCACCACTGCCTGTGATGAAGAGAAAGCCACAGCCCAAAAAGGGACATTTTTCCATAGTGATCAGCATGGTTTTTCTAACAGCATACACTTCTGTAATTCCAGAGAAGTAACTTCAGGATCTTTTGGTTtgaggagtgtgtgtgtctgaattttaaggaacttttttttttaattgtttttggttttctgtttgttttttgggagggaggtaattaggtttttaaaattgttatgatttttaatggagatactggggatggaacccaggacctcgtgcatgccaggcacgtgctctaccactgagctaccccctccccacctcgtGTGTCTGAATTTGAAAATCTCAACCACTGGATCTGGTTAAAAATGCAGTGAACATGTTACAATTCATTACCAAGCACTGGGATAACATTCGATGGAGAAGGCAAAGGCTTCTGAGCCAGAGAGGTCTACATTCACAACCTAAACCTggtcatttactagctgtgtggccgtGGGTAAGTGGCTTCACctttctgagctttagtttcctcatctatgcaGTGGAGAAGTGACAGGGATGGCAGATCATTTTTGTAGTTGAGCAGAGTGCCCACCAATACAGGCTAGGAACCCTCAGCTCTGTTACTCACCAGAACTCAGGTTCTGAGGGCAGGGGCCATGCCTGTCATGCGGCAGCCAAAGCCCAGACCCCAATCCAGTGCCTGGCGCTCTGTGAACAAGGTAGAAACACTGCTCCTGTAATGACCACCAGCATCTGCCCAGAACTTCTCTGCTTACAGGGTCTCTCGTgttcactcatttaatcctcaccaccagCCGTGGAAATCAGAATGAGCCCGACTCTACAGGTGAGTCCCATGTGGTGGTGACACCCAAAGATCTCATGATCAGGAAGCCACAGCGGGGTGGAGACTCCTAGTCAGGACTGTGGACTCTAAATCCTGTGGACCCTCCCACTACAGGGTGACTACCAACAGCCACTGGTACTTACTAAGTGCCTTCCAGGTGCCGGGTACCGCGCTAGGTAACCTGGCTGCATCACGTCATCAAAGCCTCTGGACCACACTAGGAGGCAGGCCTGTGCCACTGGTGCTccgttcacagaggatggaaagGCAGTGCAGAGAGGGTGCTCTGCCCAAGGCCACTCAGCAGGGAAGCAGTAGACTCAGGCTTCAAATTAGCCGGTTTGACTCTAAAATCAGGCCCCGAACGTCCAGGTTATAACCTCCTCCTGTATTTAAATAACCCATATGCCCCTCGGCAGGCGTTCTTAGCCCCTCCTTCTGTTAGTTACTGTGGCTTTTCTAAATCTTTAATAATTAgtgaaagcattaaaaaaatgatttttcttgGCCAAAATTAATTGgtgccttttccttttgtttcaccATGGATTGTTCAAATcttagaaagagaattttaaaatacaagcaaaaatagcTCACTTACCCTCTCTCCACAAAACAATTCAGAGCACTGAATTCTTCTTCTTAGAAGTCTGTAGTGTTGGGCCTGTGGTTTGTGAGGTCGACATTTTATGCTGGCAGGCCTCGTTTCTGAGGATCAGAGACAGGATGGGATGCCTGGTACTGAGAGGTGTT from Vicugna pacos chromosome 19, VicPac4, whole genome shotgun sequence encodes the following:
- the LOC140687503 gene encoding uncharacterized protein; the encoded protein is MRRAAAGGEARAARQPGGAVGPGPASGRREGQGAGSAGPRPLPAQPRPRTRGRTRFGDPQATSLALSVAPDVFAMRVLLEDSEEMFRVTNCRSDMTVRELKEELDLMAGIPFNLQRLQFLDQGTQVTKPASQDLEPETPVLNGTPQPRTTLLVSGPQMEANCKSRGWAVGHQNPQFSSQPRPCRASSPEQACPRWDPKSPG